A stretch of the Carcharodon carcharias isolate sCarCar2 chromosome 28, sCarCar2.pri, whole genome shotgun sequence genome encodes the following:
- the march8 gene encoding E3 ubiquitin-protein ligase MARCH8 produces the protein MQPCWKMKLQNEKPLGHSASRSSNISKVGSPTSVTTPRSFSQTSVSPSDQDICSSDAIPCGRVAHSPVQTAVVLLNSPKSSSSLTHGATTICQDTTPRPRKRSSFGEELAQILWPGRHTTDNGEVKHSKSLNDVHVKPDRSGSGLSFVDRTCSDGKLTPLLGKSSRTRKLQPSKKREHYYKPRRYSLSSQMLPFSSGPSNSPGTRDGLCVVEVAVSEGEQSSRMSYLYRLFFPSSHASSVCTLKTLHEPEESGARLPVTKLSSDSFCSEDIGDDDVFEEDSATKALHLEVNDENQRAPLCSFEGDSDLEQPSLTSLKWCPSSPLSPSWEVCRICHCEGDDEGPLITPCHCTGSLRYVHQTCLQQWIKSSDTRCCELCKYEFIMETKLKPLRKWEKLQMTSSERRKILCSVTFHIIAITCVVWSLYVLIDRTAEEIKQGQTSGILEWPFWTKLVVVAIGFTGGLVFMYVQCKVYVQLWKRLKAYNRVIYVQNCPETSRKCVAEKPPLTEQNLENKEAPAVQRLGISSLHCTESEDRGVGILNV, from the exons GTTGGCAGCCCGACCTCAGTGACGACTCCTCGCAGCTTCTCCCAGACCTCGGTCAGTCCCTCGGATCAGGACATCTGCAG TTCAGATGCAATTCCTTGCGGGCGTGTGGCACACAGTCCAGTGCAGACTGCAGTTGTCCTTCTGAATAGCCCCAAAAGCAGCTCCTCGCTGACTCACGGGGCCACCACCATATGTCAAGACACGACACCAAGACCAAGGAAGCGGAGCTCATTTGGAGAGGAATTGGCGCAAATCCTTTGGCCTGGGAGGCACACCACAGACAATGGAGAGGTGAAACACTCCAAGTCCCTCAACGACGTGCATGTGAAGCCTGACCGGTCAGGGAGCGGCCTGAGTTTTGTTGACAGGACGTGCTCTGATGGAAAGTTAACGCCGCTCCTAGGGAAGAGCTCCAGAACAAGGAAACTGCAGCCCAGTAAAAAGCGAGAGCATTATTACAAGCCGAGGAGATATAGCCTAAGTTCGCAGATGCTGCCCTTTTCCTCTGGTCCCTCAAACAGCCCTGGGACTAGAGATGGTCTCTGTGTTGTTGAGGTCGCGGTGAGTGAAGGTGAGCAAAGCAGTAGGATGTCATACCTGTATCGCTTGTTCTTCCCTTCATCGCATGCCTCAAGTGTTTGCACTCTAAAGACCCTTCATGAACCAGAGGAGAGCGGTGCTCGATTGCCTGTCACAAAATTATCTAGCGATTCCTTCTGTTCCGAGGACATTGGGGATGATGATGTCTTCGAAGAAGATTCTGCAACCAAAGCTCTTCACTTGGAAGTAAATGATGAAAACCAACGTGCTCCCCTTTGCTCATTTGAAGGAGACAGTGATCTTGAACAGCCTTCTTTAACGTCTTTAAAATGGTGCCCCTCGTCCCCTCTATCACCATcctgggaagtgtgcag AATATGTCACTGTGAAGGAGATGATGAAGGCCCCCTCATTACGCCCTGTCACTGCACTGGGAGCCTCCGATATGTACACCAAACCTGCCTACAGCAGTGGATCAAGAGTTCAGATACCCGCTGTTGTGAGCTCTGCAAATATGAGTTCATCATGGAAACCAAATTAAAACCACTGAGGAAA tgggAGAAGTTGCAGATGACATCGAGCGAGAGGAGAAAGATACTGTGCTCGGTGACATTCCATATCATTGCAATTACGTGTGTGGTGTGGTCACTATACGTCCTGATTGATAGGACAGCTGAGGAGATTAAACAAGGCCAGACCAGCG GTATTTTGGAGTGGCCGTTTTGGACTAAGCTGGTGGTTGTGGCCATCGGGTTCACTGGGGGACTTGTGTTCATGTACGTGCAGTGCAAAGTGTACGTGCAACTGTGGAAGAGACTGAAGGCGTACAACAGGGTCATTTACGTACAGAACTGCCCAGAGACCAGCAGGAAATGCGTAGCGGAGAAGCCACCACTGACCGAGCAGAATTTGGAAAACAAGGAGGCCCCTGCAGTTCAGCGGCTGGGGATTAGCTCTCTGCATTGCACCGAGTCTGAGGATCGTGGTGTGGGGATACTGAATGTCTAG